The DNA sequence TATAGGTAGACAGGCAAATATATAGGTGGATAGATATACACGTAGGTACGTAGaaagatacatatatagacaAATAAATTGATAGAATAATAAACGAAAAAGATGTGAgatagaaaaaacaaatagagTCAATTGTTCTAAATGGGATAAGAATGAAAAAGTGTAATTAGCGTAATCAACTGGGCCCTCCTGCTTCAAtgcaaatttttaatattaaaaaaaagaaagaaaaatgggtagttaaaagaataatgaagtacaatattattcttaatataaaatactattatttaacgcatataaataaagtaaaattagGAGAGCGCATAACCTCGTATGCAACTCAATGTAATATCATATGCTTACACGTTTGCttgtttttttacttaaaacaaaatgtcggaaaatagagaaaatttGTAGAGGATTTCAAAAGGGTCAACACAAGCACACTTTGTGCTACATTTTCCctaatgatataatattcgttttcataaaataaattagttgTGAatgtaaaacataatatttgtCCTTCcctttataattttgtttggGATTTAAGAAGATATATggtattatataattctaaaCACAAccaatataattataatcaaaattattaatactaaAACAAGAAAACCCATACATCTAATGTTTCTAAAATATCTATTTCTTGTTATTTCAATTTCACGACCGGACATAAGAATATTATCATGGGTATTAATTATTTGTGAATCTATATTATCAAGATTGTCCCCTTGaacatttatttgttcaaaTAATTCCTTATATAACTcctgaatatttattatatctttatgtaattgttttatttctttatttttttgatttaatatttcattttctatATCTGCTGTTTTTATTGATACAAACTGTTTATCATAAGAATATCCCTCCTCTTTCtcattttctaaatatttatcatcATTTTGTAAAAGATATTCGTTAATATCGTTTTTCATGCCTCCTGTaaatgcattatttttatatttttttttcttttttttacctcCTATTACATTTTGTTCAATTTGAAATTCGCTACTTCCATAATTCCTATAAGGTgtttcataattttcattttcataaaaattataatcatatatatttacattaaattTATCCTTGGATGAATCATAATTTGAGCTACTTTTTCTTGAAAAATTGTTCACTGAATCGTATTCTACACTGTCAGACACATCTATATTTCTCGATGATAAATCATTTAACAcagttttatttatgtaattttttgataCGTTTTGAAAGTTGTTCACAGCTTCGAGGTAGAAATTTGACAGTTTTTGCAGCATAAGCTTCATTCGCATCTTTGCAATTTTAACagacgaaaaaaaaaaaaaaaaaaagattttcaCTAAAAAGAAGTTTAACTAAATATTCTAACTCTTCCATTGCATTTGTCAGTTGTTACATAAAATGTGtaataatatcatattaCACTTCCTTTTGCCACCCTTTATGAAACAATGTGCGCTATTTAGGAATCTGTACACATTATTTCGTTATTATTTCAAATTGTTCACACGCGCAAATCacaatataatgtatatatatatatatatatatatatatatatatatgtatttatttatatatacgcacataACACACTCATACACCCTAAGTAGCAAAGCTTACCTTTTCATTTTGCGGCATATTTTCTGCATTGCTAGAATAACTCTTCAACTTTCTCTGAATCTcctgtatttttaattttccttcTTGTACTATTTCTTgccttaaaaaaaagaaaaaacaaaacttttatttttttaaaattttaaatcaGCGTAATTCTGAGAATGACGTTGAACATGCGCATCTCCTAATGGTACAccttaaaattatatttattttaatatataacaaaaaaaaaaaaaaaaaatgtacacaaTTTtctcttataatttttatatttctctttCATGTTAATAGCATTCCGTCTGTTAGGTGCATTTCGTTTTCTCCGATCCTAGCGTAacgtaagtatatatataatacatgcagatgtatatgcataaatacatactcacataaatatatacatacgtgcatgCACCATGTATATATGGTAACCAACGATTCTCTATACTTACACTTTTTCTGAACTCTCAATGGAACATGCTTCATTCTCGTTCTGTTTTGTTacaggtaaaaaaaataaaataaaataaaattcgtTTAGCACATccacatttacatataatacatatatatatatatatatatgttcacatataattatttatctatatgtacgtattaaTGCATTTTGCACTGCCTCAATCTTATATAGTATTATGAAAAGAGGCTTTATTCATATctaaattattcttataaaaatagaactGGTTAAGCAATGAAAAaggtaattttatttttgtacgTACAATTTTTGAAATCCTTGATGCATAAGATTGTATTAATCCTATATCTTTTTGGAAATCTAAATTAAATTGATTGTCATAAGCACTTTTTTGGGGTAGCGTTTTGCTATCTTTCTTCTTAGTAGAATATGacatgtttttaaaatattaatttggAGGAATGGGGGTAAGGGTTGAAATAATGGAAACAAGCAAAGCTAAATTATTACTATAGCACAAATTtacgtataaatgtatatatatatatatatatatatacatatatatacatatacatatatatgtaaatatataaatttacatatatttatgctaaACACTATTTAGTcacaaagaaataaagaggtctccaattttttaaatgtaaatgttaaatttttatttaaaaataaatttaagtaataatatgtaGCTTAAATATGTAACTTTAAAGGGTGGTTGTTactaaaacattttttttttttttttttattatttttttaaaattacttaaatctaataatattaaataaaaatttatttaatttttttcttgtttatCAATATAGGCTTACATATATCtgaaacaacaaaaaattagCATATACGATTGGGAAaaaattaggaaaaaaaaaatttttaaattgacAATTTATATGGTGTGAACAAagattagaaaaaaattacattattattctcatatatttattttgaaatatatgtatattacatatattcatacaatTATACctatacatataacatataatatacatatgcgtataatatatatacttatgcatatatgtataaatatatgatatttatattatcagAACTTATAAAAGCAcatggaacaaaaaaaaaaaaaaaaaaaaaaaaaaaaagagcatatataataaagtaaaaaaatctAACTTAAATATggcaaaatggaaaaagaaaaaaattaacatatcacaaataaatgaaataaattaaaaacaatattttctctttataattaataagaaccgcaattaaaaaaaaaaaaaaaaacattaaagttaaatatgtaaatttgtatgtatacaatatacatttacaattTAAACGATAATTATTACATCACATAAACTTAtaacagaaataaaaaaaaaaaaaaaaaaaaaatcactTAAATTTTCCCATTCaggtttttcttttttccttggTATTTGAAACTTTTGTGTTCTGTAAAATTAAAcgataaaattataatatgaaaatattggCACATTATATGTGTGAGAacgaatatattatatctacATGCAAATGTCATGATAAAACAAAATCCACTATAACTAACATTATTCGTGCTTTTCTAAACTACTagcaaaaacaaaacaaacaaaacaaacaaaaatgaaccaaccaaacaaacaaattttttaaacaaaattacgtaaaaacatattgacaattaaaaaaggagCATCTCTAAATTGCATCATTTAGAACAACATAGATTAGCAtgtaataacataaatatatataaatgtgtaaTTATAT is a window from the Plasmodium brasilianum strain Bolivian I chromosome 9, whole genome shotgun sequence genome containing:
- a CDS encoding syntaxin; this encodes MSYSTKKKDSKTLPQKSAYDNQFNLDFQKDIGLIQSYASRISKINENEACSIESSEKVQEIVQEGKLKIQEIQRKLKSYSSNAENMPQNEKMRMKLMLQKLSNFYLEAVNNFQNVSKNYINKTVLNDLSSRNIDVSDSVEYDSVNNFSRKSSSNYDSSKDKFNVNIYDYNFYENENYETPYRNYGSSEFQIEQNVIGGKKKKKKYKNNAFTGGMKNDINEYLLQNDDKYLENEKEEGYSYDKQFVSIKTADIENEILNQKNKEIKQLHKDIINIQELYKELFEQINVQGDNLDNIDSQIINTHDNILMSGREIEITRNRYFRNIRCMGFLVLVLIILIIIILVVFRII